A window of Methanothrix sp. contains these coding sequences:
- a CDS encoding 23S rRNA (uridine(2552)-2'-O)-methyltransferase — protein MARDQRDYYYRKAKEEGYRARSAYKLKQINDKFHIIRKGSKVVDLGAAPGGWLQVAKELSGGTVVGVDLERIEPVEGAVTIQGDITKEETLEAIAAALGGQADVVISDAAPNLSGIWDVDHARSIDLSRAALRIAKRLLRPGGSFLVKVFQGDMFDDYIEEVKREFSSVHAYTPPASRKESAEIYVIGKKLLSAPVRAGEIYEVTIETAGRTGDGIAMIKGFAVIVKDASPGERLRIKIGAVKQRFAFASIVERL, from the coding sequence ATGGCCAGAGATCAGAGGGACTACTACTACAGGAAGGCGAAGGAGGAGGGCTACCGGGCGAGGTCAGCTTACAAGCTGAAGCAGATAAATGACAAGTTTCACATCATCCGCAAGGGATCAAAAGTTGTCGATCTCGGCGCAGCGCCCGGCGGCTGGCTGCAGGTAGCGAAGGAGCTCTCCGGCGGCACTGTTGTGGGGGTGGATCTGGAGAGGATAGAGCCGGTTGAGGGCGCTGTGACGATACAGGGGGACATCACGAAGGAGGAGACCCTGGAGGCGATAGCAGCTGCTCTAGGAGGGCAGGCGGACGTTGTGATATCGGATGCTGCCCCGAACCTCTCAGGTATATGGGATGTTGACCATGCCAGATCGATAGACCTCTCGAGGGCAGCGCTCAGGATAGCGAAGCGTCTTCTGCGGCCTGGCGGCAGCTTTCTCGTGAAGGTCTTCCAGGGGGATATGTTCGATGACTACATAGAGGAGGTGAAACGCGAGTTCAGCTCAGTACATGCGTACACACCACCTGCATCCAGGAAGGAGAGCGCTGAGATCTATGTGATAGGGAAGAAGCTGCTCAGCGCGCCTGTGAGAGCCGGTGAGATCTACGAGGTCACGATAGAAACCGCTGGACGCACCGGCGACGGGATAGCGATGATCAAAGGCTTCGCTGTGATCGTGAAGGATGCCTCCCCGGGAGAGAGGCTCAGGATAAAGATAGGAGCTGTCAAGCAGAGGTTCGCCTTCGCATCGATAGTGGAGAGGCTTTGA
- the thiC gene encoding phosphomethylpyrimidine synthase ThiC, whose translation MGMLEDAAAGRLNDEMKYVAQAEGKTPEFICRGIATGRIVIPVSPYRETRPVGIGKGLRTKVNASIGTSSDIVDVDVEVEKARAAEGAGADTLMELSTGGDLREIRRRVIEATSLSVGSVPLYQAFIEAIRKHGAGVDMTEDELFRAVDEQARMGTNFMAIHTGINRICLERLKAQGGRFGGLCSRGGAFMIAWMIHNEKENPLYSEFDYLLDILKEHEVTLSLGNGLRAGAIHDSTDRAQIQELIINAELADRAQAAGVQTIVEGPGHIPIDEIEANVKVMKRLTNERPFYMLGPLVTDIAPGYDHIVAAVGASLSSAYGADFICYVTPAEHLALPTPEDVREGVIAARIAAHIGDMIKLGIRDQDLEMGRARRDLLWERQFELALDPQRARQIRAEREPADSRVCTMCGDYCALKIIKSSIDLSR comes from the coding sequence ATGGGCATGCTTGAGGATGCAGCAGCCGGAAGGCTGAATGACGAGATGAAATATGTGGCGCAGGCTGAGGGGAAGACCCCTGAGTTCATATGCAGAGGTATCGCAACCGGAAGAATAGTGATACCCGTCTCCCCATACAGAGAGACCAGGCCGGTGGGTATAGGAAAGGGTCTGCGAACAAAGGTGAATGCATCCATAGGTACAAGCTCCGATATTGTGGATGTGGATGTGGAGGTCGAGAAGGCGCGCGCTGCAGAGGGCGCAGGGGCTGACACGCTGATGGAGCTCTCGACAGGCGGAGACCTTCGCGAGATCCGGAGGAGGGTGATAGAGGCGACGAGCCTCAGTGTGGGAAGCGTGCCGCTTTATCAGGCCTTCATCGAGGCGATAAGAAAGCACGGCGCCGGAGTTGACATGACAGAGGATGAGCTCTTCCGGGCGGTGGATGAGCAGGCGAGGATGGGCACGAACTTCATGGCTATACACACAGGCATAAACAGAATCTGCCTGGAGCGTCTGAAGGCGCAGGGCGGCAGGTTCGGAGGGCTCTGCAGCCGAGGCGGCGCCTTCATGATAGCCTGGATGATTCATAACGAAAAGGAGAACCCGCTGTACAGCGAGTTTGACTATCTTCTTGATATACTGAAGGAGCATGAGGTGACCCTGAGCCTTGGAAACGGCCTGCGTGCAGGTGCGATTCACGACTCGACAGACAGGGCTCAGATACAGGAGCTTATAATCAATGCGGAGCTCGCGGACAGGGCGCAGGCTGCGGGCGTCCAGACGATCGTCGAGGGGCCGGGGCACATACCCATTGATGAGATAGAGGCGAATGTCAAGGTGATGAAGCGCCTCACAAATGAGCGGCCGTTCTACATGCTGGGTCCTCTGGTGACAGATATAGCTCCGGGCTACGATCACATCGTGGCTGCTGTCGGGGCGAGCCTCTCCAGCGCATACGGCGCGGACTTCATCTGCTATGTCACACCTGCGGAGCACCTCGCGCTTCCCACTCCTGAGGATGTCAGGGAAGGGGTCATCGCAGCGAGGATCGCTGCTCACATCGGGGACATGATAAAGCTCGGCATCAGAGACCAAGATCTGGAGATGGGCAGGGCGAGGAGAGACCTGCTCTGGGAGAGGCAGTTCGAGCTCGCTTTGGATCCGCAGAGAGCCAGGCAGATCAGAGCTGAGAGGGAGCCCGCGGATAGCAGGGTCTGCACGATGTGCGGCGACTACTGCGCTCTGAAAATAATAAAGAGCAGCATCGATCTTAGCAGATAG
- a CDS encoding helix-turn-helix domain-containing protein — protein MRHCRPLEEGVLALIGSDGIVQSELARLLGISSSRCSRIVCSLERKGLVKRSRTTFRGRRTYLVKMNASQRRPIDSYLAELYVFFLVSSSLSTKNRRRSS, from the coding sequence TTGAGGCACTGCAGACCGCTCGAGGAGGGAGTTCTGGCCCTGATCGGCAGCGATGGGATCGTGCAGTCTGAGCTGGCTAGGCTTCTCGGCATAAGCAGCAGCAGGTGCTCGCGTATTGTTTGCAGCCTGGAGAGGAAGGGGCTCGTGAAAAGGAGCAGGACCACATTCAGGGGGAGGAGGACCTACCTGGTAAAGATGAACGCCTCGCAGAGAAGGCCGATCGACAGTTACTTAGCGGAGCTCTATGTCTTTTTCCTTGTGAGCTCTTCCCTCAGTACCAAAAATCGGAGGCGCTCTTCTTGA
- a CDS encoding geranylgeranylglycerol-phosphate geranylgeranyltransferase, which produces MILLEIMRPANCAMAGAASLIGMIASGAPPQSLHVAALVFSAVFLITGGGNAVNDFFDREIDAVNRPERPIPSGRLSPRAALMWSVTLFVAGCAISGLINQMCMALALLNSSVLVIYAARLKGLPLAGNIAVSYLTGTTFLFGGLAAVPSSVTAFLSILSALATLSREIVKDIEDLPGDLAHGAKTLPAFIGERRSFVLASLALIMAIMLSYLVPLGIEYMATVSIANLAFLVSVNRMLRGDASGSQRCIKIGMALALLAFMLGSLV; this is translated from the coding sequence TTGATCCTGCTGGAGATCATGCGCCCTGCGAACTGCGCTATGGCAGGAGCTGCATCTCTCATAGGCATGATCGCATCAGGCGCACCCCCGCAGTCGCTGCATGTGGCTGCTCTTGTATTCTCTGCGGTGTTTCTGATAACCGGCGGGGGCAATGCGGTAAACGACTTCTTTGATAGAGAGATCGATGCAGTAAACCGTCCTGAGCGGCCGATACCGAGCGGCAGGCTCTCCCCGCGTGCAGCTCTGATGTGGTCGGTTACGCTCTTCGTAGCGGGATGCGCTATCTCTGGACTGATAAATCAGATGTGCATGGCGCTGGCCCTGCTGAACTCGTCCGTGCTCGTCATCTACGCTGCTAGGCTCAAGGGTCTGCCTCTCGCGGGCAACATCGCGGTCTCGTATCTCACAGGCACAACCTTCCTCTTCGGTGGGCTTGCCGCAGTGCCATCGAGCGTAACAGCATTTCTCTCCATCCTCTCAGCCCTCGCAACCCTGAGCAGGGAGATCGTCAAGGACATCGAGGATCTTCCAGGAGATCTTGCACATGGCGCGAAAACGCTTCCTGCGTTCATTGGAGAGAGAAGATCATTCGTCCTGGCATCTCTTGCTCTGATCATGGCGATAATGCTGAGCTATCTTGTACCGCTGGGGATCGAATACATGGCTACGGTCAGCATAGCAAATCTTGCGTTTCTGGTATCCGTAAACAGAATGCTCCGCGGCGATGCATCCGGATCTCAGAGGTGTATAAAGATTGGAATGGCCCTGGCGCTCCTCGCATTCATGCTGGGGTCTCTGGTGTAG